From the genome of Roseofilum reptotaenium CS-1145, one region includes:
- a CDS encoding P-II family nitrogen regulator, whose translation MKKIQAIIRPFKLDEVKIALVNAGIVGMTVSEVRGFGRQKGQTERYRGSEYTVEFLQKLSLEVVVEDAQVDLVVDQIISAARTGEIGDGKIFISPVERVVRIRTGESNLEAI comes from the coding sequence TTGAAAAAAATTCAAGCAATTATCCGTCCATTCAAACTGGATGAAGTTAAAATTGCCTTAGTCAATGCTGGTATCGTGGGGATGACGGTTTCTGAAGTTCGGGGTTTCGGACGGCAGAAGGGTCAAACTGAGCGATATCGGGGTTCTGAATACACGGTTGAGTTTCTGCAAAAACTCTCGTTGGAAGTCGTGGTTGAGGATGCTCAAGTCGATCTTGTCGTTGATCAGATCATCAGCGCTGCTCGTACAGGTGAAATCGGAGACGGAAAAATCTTTATTTCTCCTGTGGAAAGGGTGGTTCGGATCAGAACGGGAGAGTCTAATTTAGAGGCAATCTAA
- the rdgB gene encoding RdgB/HAM1 family non-canonical purine NTP pyrophosphatase: MKSLVVATGNPGKLEEIKAYFVGLDIHFLPKPPELDVEETGDTFVENACLKASEVAKATGEWAIADDSGLAIEALNGAPGIYSARYGNTDTERIERVLKELANEENRRAHFVCAIALAEPSGNIILSSEGICAGAILHAPRGNAGFGYDPIFYLPQHQRTFAEFTPEMKHHLSHRGEAFKIFLPQFQQLWQ; encoded by the coding sequence ATGAAATCTTTGGTCGTCGCCACAGGCAACCCCGGTAAATTAGAAGAAATCAAAGCCTATTTTGTAGGGTTAGATATCCACTTTCTGCCCAAACCCCCAGAATTAGACGTTGAAGAAACGGGGGATACCTTTGTAGAAAATGCTTGCTTAAAGGCTTCAGAAGTGGCTAAAGCAACCGGAGAATGGGCGATCGCCGATGACTCTGGACTCGCCATTGAGGCTCTGAACGGCGCTCCGGGCATTTATTCCGCTCGTTATGGCAATACGGATACCGAACGGATTGAACGAGTTCTGAAGGAATTAGCCAATGAAGAGAATCGCCGCGCTCACTTTGTTTGTGCGATCGCCCTTGCTGAACCCTCTGGAAACATTATTCTCAGTAGCGAAGGCATTTGTGCCGGCGCAATTCTCCATGCTCCCAGAGGAAATGCTGGCTTTGGCTACGATCCGATTTTCTATCTCCCCCAACATCAACGTACCTTTGCCGAATTTACCCCAGAGATGAAACATCACCTTTCCCATCGAGGGGAAGCCTTTAAAATCTTTTTACCCCAATTTCAACAGCTATGGCAGTAA
- a CDS encoding Uma2 family endonuclease has translation MTQATIPETQAIAPQPQETQEHLFTFEEYLEYEGEPDILQELYRGKLIPMNTPTLKHCQICEFLVYQLQHYFANQNLSFVAKTIVGVRTEEKTSRIPDAVVCEQALWEQVGDRGGAGVLDFAEKPILVVEVVSTNRRDDYVVKRNEYELAEIAEYWIIDPKKKQVRVFTNPTNEEGYEYTDFKETDTVVSPQFQDLVLSVQELLNPPLVEGLIKAEQEKLKTLEQEALSERQRAEKLADRLRELGIDPDELE, from the coding sequence ATGACTCAAGCAACGATTCCAGAAACCCAAGCGATCGCTCCCCAGCCCCAAGAAACTCAAGAGCATCTATTCACCTTTGAGGAGTATCTAGAGTATGAAGGAGAACCGGATATTCTCCAGGAATTATACCGAGGAAAACTGATCCCCATGAATACACCCACCCTCAAGCATTGTCAAATCTGCGAGTTTTTGGTCTATCAACTCCAGCACTACTTTGCTAACCAGAATTTATCTTTCGTTGCCAAAACTATCGTCGGTGTGAGGACTGAGGAAAAAACGTCTCGTATTCCCGATGCTGTCGTCTGCGAGCAAGCTCTTTGGGAACAAGTGGGAGATCGAGGAGGGGCAGGAGTATTAGACTTTGCGGAAAAACCAATCTTGGTGGTGGAAGTGGTTAGCACCAATCGTCGGGATGATTATGTGGTTAAACGCAATGAATACGAACTAGCAGAAATTGCGGAATATTGGATTATTGACCCCAAAAAGAAACAGGTGCGCGTGTTTACCAATCCAACCAATGAAGAAGGATATGAGTATACCGACTTTAAAGAAACGGACACAGTGGTATCTCCTCAGTTTCAAGACCTCGTTTTATCCGTGCAAGAACTGCTCAATCCTCCCCTAGTAGAAGGCTTGATTAAAGCCGAGCAAGAGAAACTGAAAACTCTAGAGCAAGAAGCTCTGAGCGAGCGCCAACGGGCAGAAAAATTAGCCGATCGCTTACGGGAACTGGGCATCGATCCCGATGAATTAGAATAA
- a CDS encoding phosphoglucomutase/phosphomannomutase family protein translates to MAVTSFKNPIKFGTDGWRGVIAADFTMERVAEVAPIAAQILEEVYGDQTNRTVIVGHDRRFLAEEFAQVAAEAIQNAGFNVLLTNTYAPTPAFSWAAKEKDALGAIVMTASHNPGKYLGLKVKGAFGGSVSPEVTQKIEAKLGQTLPPAPKPGTLESFDPWPSYCEILRSKVDIGAIQSAIIQGKLTVFADVMHGAAGGGLAQILGVDIRELNSDRDPLFGGGAPEPLPKYLPQLLEDMKNFSTSGKSSDLVTGLVFDGDSDRIAAIDKDGTYMSTQILIPVLIEHLATRRGFTGEVVKTISGSDLMPKVAQLYNLSVHETAIGYKYIADRMLENSVLIGGEESGGVGYNTHIPERDALLSALYVLEAVVQSGQNLGYLYSQLQEKTGFSSMYDRIDLPLASMEVRSRLVQELETHPLTKIAGKAVTDCNTIDGYKFRLADGSWLLVRFSGTEPVLRLYCEAATLENVHDTLNWIKDWANTFT, encoded by the coding sequence ATGGCAGTAACATCTTTTAAAAACCCCATTAAATTCGGTACAGATGGCTGGCGCGGGGTTATTGCGGCAGATTTCACGATGGAACGGGTGGCTGAAGTTGCCCCGATCGCCGCCCAGATTTTAGAAGAAGTTTATGGCGATCAAACTAACCGTACCGTAATTGTGGGCCACGATCGCCGGTTTTTAGCAGAAGAATTTGCCCAAGTTGCTGCTGAAGCCATTCAAAATGCGGGTTTTAATGTGCTGCTCACGAATACTTACGCCCCCACTCCCGCCTTCAGTTGGGCAGCTAAAGAAAAAGATGCCCTCGGTGCAATTGTCATGACGGCTTCCCATAACCCCGGTAAATATCTTGGCTTAAAAGTGAAAGGAGCCTTTGGCGGTTCTGTCTCCCCAGAAGTCACCCAAAAAATAGAAGCGAAACTCGGCCAAACCCTCCCCCCTGCCCCAAAACCGGGAACCCTAGAGTCGTTTGATCCTTGGCCTTCCTATTGTGAGATTTTACGTTCTAAAGTGGATATTGGAGCCATTCAATCCGCCATTATCCAAGGTAAATTAACCGTGTTTGCCGATGTCATGCATGGAGCAGCCGGAGGAGGATTGGCGCAAATTTTAGGGGTCGATATTCGAGAGTTAAATAGCGATCGCGACCCCCTATTTGGTGGCGGTGCGCCTGAACCTCTACCCAAATATTTACCTCAATTATTAGAAGATATGAAGAACTTTTCCACCTCTGGAAAGAGTTCAGACTTAGTCACCGGTTTAGTCTTTGATGGCGATAGCGATCGCATCGCTGCCATAGATAAAGATGGCACATACATGAGTACCCAAATTCTGATTCCTGTTCTGATCGAACATTTAGCTACCCGACGCGGATTTACTGGGGAAGTGGTTAAAACCATCAGTGGCTCAGATTTAATGCCCAAAGTGGCACAACTGTATAACTTATCCGTCCATGAAACGGCGATCGGGTATAAATATATTGCCGATCGCATGTTAGAGAATTCCGTTCTCATTGGCGGGGAAGAATCCGGTGGTGTTGGCTATAACACCCATATTCCCGAACGGGATGCCCTGCTTTCCGCCCTCTATGTTCTCGAAGCCGTGGTGCAATCGGGGCAAAATCTTGGCTATCTGTATAGTCAACTGCAAGAAAAAACCGGATTTTCCTCCATGTACGATCGTATCGATCTCCCCTTAGCCAGCATGGAAGTGCGATCGCGTCTTGTACAAGAATTAGAAACCCATCCCCTCACCAAAATTGCGGGTAAAGCTGTTACCGACTGCAATACCATTGATGGTTACAAATTCCGATTAGCCGATGGCAGTTGGCTCCTCGTTCGCTTTAGCGGAACCGAACCTGTTTTACGTCTTTATTGTGAAGCCGCCACCCTAGAAAACGTCCATGACACCTTAAATTGGATTAAAGATTGGGCGAATACCTTCACTTAA
- a CDS encoding CHASE2 domain-containing protein yields MWHRLKHYVQQWHPLLTIAPSVTATVMIAGMAGGFQLLEWATLDQFFRHRPLEQPEQRITTITIDDRDIQELGTWPLSDGTLAQIISILNQHHPRVIGLDLYRDLPVAPGTEKWMEVIAQTPHLIGIKKAVGEGVAPPSALEENQQVALADLVVDADSKVRRALIVSLDEEGQLLPTLGVRTSLDYLHGEEIELKTIDSDRRFYGLGQAEFRPLTSKNGSYRQADLGGYQIVLNYRGTPDQFESLSMMKLLQGDFDPELIRDRLILIGSVAHSTNDFFHTPYSNRNQETSEPMPGVFIHANIASLMLSAALDGRPLTSVLSLPLKGLWVLFWSAIGVLLSYTLPQIKLSATHSFPGLTIIAVSASGGGIVLFGYGAFLIGWWIPVIAPLSALTVAAILGTNSRYQRQLQQANVQLQDYSQTLEEKVRDRTQELEQAKIAADSANQAKSEFLANMSHELRTPLNGILGYTQILQRSDNLLKSQFDGIDIIHQCGSHLLTLINDILDLSKIEARKLELENSYFHLPSFLMGIVEMFRLRAKQKNIEFLYQSDPWLPVGIYADEKRLRQVLINLLGNAIKFTDRGQVIFKVKNMSLGEGDRPNQIFKNQNVSIHFEIEDTGIGMNANQMTQIFKPFEQVGETQKKSEGTGLGLTISQRIVALMGSQIQVESSLGEGSRFWVDLSLQVPAECPHQSYDQKAQKIIGFQGSVKTILIVDDKWENRAIVVSLLESIGFICLQANQGEEGLDQVQNYKPDLIITNIMMPIMNGLDLIKRVRQSDEWKEIPIIVSSAKVFSTDQEESLRVGGNAFLPKPVQVDLLLVYLQKYLHLEWIYENQGLVDSGVKEQKIASHSSENNRHEEQMVFPEQEILEKLLDLALRGNLNSLEKAAIALQDHNAVYVPFALKLQQFADNFQVKEIRHLIKTGLNTDDIKFG; encoded by the coding sequence ATGTGGCATCGTCTCAAGCACTATGTTCAGCAATGGCACCCCTTGCTTACCATTGCTCCAAGTGTCACCGCTACGGTGATGATTGCCGGAATGGCTGGAGGATTTCAACTGCTTGAATGGGCCACTCTAGACCAGTTTTTTCGCCATCGCCCCCTAGAACAACCAGAACAACGGATTACCACCATCACCATTGACGATCGCGATATTCAGGAACTGGGAACTTGGCCACTCAGTGATGGCACATTAGCGCAAATCATTTCTATCCTCAATCAACATCATCCGAGGGTGATTGGTTTAGATTTATATCGCGATCTACCGGTTGCTCCAGGAACCGAAAAATGGATGGAAGTCATCGCTCAAACGCCCCATTTAATCGGGATTAAAAAAGCAGTAGGAGAAGGAGTTGCCCCCCCTTCTGCCCTAGAAGAAAACCAGCAAGTTGCCCTAGCAGATTTAGTAGTAGATGCTGACTCTAAAGTCCGACGAGCGCTGATTGTATCTTTGGATGAAGAGGGACAATTATTGCCAACTTTAGGAGTAAGAACCAGTTTAGATTATTTGCATGGGGAAGAAATTGAATTAAAAACTATTGATTCAGACCGTCGGTTTTACGGGTTAGGACAAGCAGAATTTCGTCCCTTAACCTCCAAAAATGGCAGTTATCGTCAAGCGGATTTAGGGGGCTATCAAATTGTGCTCAATTATCGGGGCACTCCAGATCAATTTGAGTCCCTGAGTATGATGAAATTACTGCAAGGGGACTTTGATCCCGAATTAATCCGCGATCGCCTCATTCTCATTGGCTCGGTGGCTCACAGCACGAATGATTTTTTTCATACTCCCTACAGCAATCGTAATCAAGAGACCTCTGAGCCGATGCCTGGGGTCTTTATTCATGCCAATATTGCCAGCCTGATGTTAAGTGCTGCTCTAGATGGCCGGCCCTTAACCTCAGTATTATCTTTACCCTTGAAAGGTCTGTGGGTATTGTTTTGGTCTGCGATCGGAGTCCTGTTGAGTTATACCCTGCCTCAAATTAAGCTTTCAGCGACCCACAGTTTTCCCGGTCTCACGATTATAGCGGTCAGTGCTAGTGGAGGGGGGATAGTTTTATTTGGCTATGGTGCGTTTTTAATCGGATGGTGGATTCCGGTGATTGCTCCCCTCTCTGCTTTGACAGTTGCCGCCATTCTAGGCACAAATAGCCGCTATCAAAGACAATTACAACAGGCTAATGTGCAATTACAAGACTATTCCCAGACTTTAGAGGAAAAAGTCCGCGATCGCACTCAAGAATTGGAACAAGCTAAAATTGCAGCCGATAGCGCCAATCAAGCCAAAAGCGAATTTTTAGCCAATATGAGCCATGAACTCCGCACTCCCCTGAATGGCATTTTAGGGTATACGCAAATTCTTCAAAGATCAGATAACCTCCTCAAGTCTCAGTTTGATGGGATCGATATTATTCATCAATGTGGATCACACTTACTGACGTTGATTAATGACATTTTGGATTTATCGAAAATTGAAGCGAGAAAGCTCGAACTAGAAAACAGCTATTTTCATTTACCCTCATTTCTGATGGGGATTGTCGAAATGTTTCGCCTACGAGCAAAACAAAAAAATATTGAATTTCTATATCAATCCGATCCTTGGCTTCCCGTTGGTATTTATGCTGATGAAAAACGTCTTCGACAAGTCCTCATTAACTTGCTGGGAAATGCCATAAAATTCACCGATCGAGGACAAGTGATTTTCAAGGTCAAAAATATGTCTTTAGGAGAGGGAGATCGTCCTAATCAAATCTTTAAAAATCAAAACGTCAGCATTCACTTTGAAATAGAAGATACCGGTATTGGCATGAATGCTAACCAAATGACACAAATTTTCAAGCCTTTTGAGCAAGTTGGAGAAACTCAAAAAAAATCAGAAGGAACTGGCTTGGGTTTAACCATTAGTCAAAGAATTGTCGCGCTGATGGGTAGTCAGATTCAGGTGGAAAGTAGCTTAGGTGAAGGCAGTCGGTTTTGGGTCGATTTATCCTTGCAAGTCCCGGCTGAATGTCCGCATCAATCTTACGATCAAAAAGCTCAGAAAATTATAGGATTTCAAGGGTCAGTGAAAACCATTCTGATTGTTGATGATAAGTGGGAAAACCGAGCAATTGTCGTCAGCTTGTTAGAATCAATCGGGTTTATTTGTCTTCAAGCAAACCAGGGTGAAGAAGGATTGGATCAAGTGCAGAACTATAAACCAGATTTAATTATTACTAATATCATGATGCCAATCATGAATGGGTTGGATTTAATTAAAAGAGTTCGCCAGTCTGATGAATGGAAAGAGATCCCGATTATTGTGTCTTCAGCTAAAGTGTTTTCTACCGATCAAGAAGAAAGTTTAAGGGTCGGTGGAAATGCCTTTTTACCGAAACCTGTACAAGTGGATTTGTTGCTGGTTTACTTACAAAAATACTTGCATTTAGAGTGGATTTATGAAAATCAAGGATTGGTTGATTCTGGAGTTAAAGAACAGAAGATAGCCTCTCATTCCTCAGAGAATAATCGACATGAAGAACAGATGGTTTTTCCAGAACAGGAGATATTAGAGAAATTACTCGATTTAGCCCTAAGAGGGAATCTTAATAGTCTGGAGAAAGCGGCGATCGCCCTGCAAGATCATAATGCTGTCTATGTCCCATTTGCGCTGAAACTCCAACAGTTCGCCGATAATTTTCAAGTAAAAGAAATTCGCCATTTGATTAAAACCGGATTAAATACAGATGATATCAAGTTCGGTTAA
- a CDS encoding DUF928 domain-containing protein, producing MSKPFPVSRSRLPGLIAAVTLSLMATSAEAVIFEPPEDQAPDSTLGGGARNPQQCVSVQEGLSPITPLLPKTQIGFTVAERPTIYIYVPQISAQQIFFSLQTETGEQHFQHQMKLPETPGIIGVQLPEDAPPLKENVNYRWRMAFICGEALEPDSPEYVGWVRRLPREEYSISSELSLKKVQDLAQAKLWYDTIFSLVQLKKQEPDNPSLIENWTELLSSVGLEAIANQPILKSQP from the coding sequence ATGAGTAAACCCTTTCCAGTTTCTCGATCCAGACTGCCGGGTTTAATTGCAGCAGTTACTCTAAGTTTAATGGCAACTTCAGCGGAAGCTGTAATCTTTGAACCCCCAGAAGATCAAGCTCCCGACTCCACATTAGGGGGAGGAGCGCGCAATCCCCAACAGTGCGTTTCAGTCCAAGAGGGTTTATCACCCATCACTCCCCTACTTCCAAAAACCCAGATCGGTTTTACGGTTGCTGAAAGGCCAACGATTTATATCTATGTTCCCCAAATTTCAGCTCAACAGATATTTTTTAGTCTACAAACCGAGACCGGAGAACAGCATTTTCAGCACCAAATGAAGTTACCAGAAACCCCTGGAATTATTGGCGTGCAACTGCCAGAAGATGCACCTCCCTTAAAAGAAAACGTCAATTATCGATGGAGGATGGCCTTCATTTGTGGGGAAGCGTTAGAACCGGACAGTCCAGAATATGTTGGGTGGGTTCGTCGTTTGCCTCGAGAAGAGTATTCTATTTCCTCCGAACTCTCTTTAAAAAAAGTCCAAGATCTCGCCCAAGCCAAACTTTGGTATGACACCATTTTTTCTTTGGTGCAATTAAAAAAACAGGAACCCGATAATCCATCCTTGATCGAAAATTGGACAGAGCTATTATCATCCGTAGGACTAGAGGCGATCGCCAATCAACCGATCCTCAAATCCCAACCTTAA
- a CDS encoding ABC transporter ATP-binding protein — MSETVVLNLEEVSKQFDPKRGFVVNQVSFTLKQGDILGLVGPSGCGKTTLLRLIAGFEQPVGGKIELRRQEVGTARFSVPPEKRDVGIVFQDYALFPHLTVAENIIFGLKHRRGSGTGTVEKRLLEALSLVSLEGLQNRYPHQLSGGQQQRVALARALAPEPTIVLLDEPLSNLDIQVRVRLRSEIRRILKASGISAIFVTHDQEEALSICDWVGVMHNGQLEQIGPPEIIYRHPQTRFVAEFVTQANFIPARRNGSQWDTEIGSFFVPDSEDLEQGDLMIREEDIQLKPDENAIAKIGDRQFLGREHRYTLHTPSGLELKARSNTINPLPIGTKVNLQVTAKTWQIFPPMG, encoded by the coding sequence ATGTCAGAGACGGTGGTGTTGAACCTAGAAGAGGTGAGCAAACAATTTGACCCAAAGAGAGGATTTGTGGTCAATCAGGTCAGTTTCACCTTAAAGCAAGGCGATATTTTAGGCTTGGTAGGGCCTTCAGGATGTGGAAAAACGACATTACTCCGGTTAATTGCTGGATTTGAGCAACCGGTTGGGGGCAAGATTGAATTACGGCGGCAAGAGGTGGGAACAGCTCGTTTTTCTGTGCCTCCTGAAAAGCGAGATGTGGGCATTGTGTTTCAGGATTATGCCTTATTCCCCCATCTAACCGTGGCAGAAAATATTATCTTTGGCTTGAAGCATCGTCGAGGCTCGGGCACAGGAACGGTTGAAAAACGGCTCTTAGAAGCCCTTTCCCTGGTGAGCTTGGAAGGACTCCAAAACCGCTATCCTCACCAACTCTCTGGAGGACAACAACAACGAGTTGCCCTGGCTCGCGCTCTAGCACCAGAACCCACCATCGTCCTTTTAGATGAACCCCTGAGCAACCTAGATATTCAAGTGCGAGTGCGCCTGAGATCCGAGATTCGCCGCATTCTCAAAGCGAGTGGCATATCCGCTATTTTTGTTACACACGATCAAGAAGAAGCGCTCTCTATCTGTGATTGGGTAGGCGTGATGCACAACGGACAACTCGAACAAATTGGGCCGCCAGAAATTATTTACCGTCATCCTCAAACTCGGTTTGTTGCGGAATTTGTCACTCAAGCCAATTTTATCCCTGCTCGTCGCAACGGTTCCCAATGGGATACGGAAATCGGCTCATTTTTCGTCCCTGACTCAGAAGACTTAGAGCAAGGCGATTTAATGATTCGCGAAGAAGATATTCAGCTCAAACCGGATGAAAACGCGATCGCCAAAATCGGCGATCGCCAATTTCTCGGTCGCGAACATCGTTATACTTTGCACACCCCTTCCGGACTAGAACTCAAAGCCAGAAGCAACACCATTAACCCCCTACCCATCGGCACAAAAGTCAATCTTCAAGTGACGGCTAAAACCTGGCAAATCTTCCCCCCGATGGGGTGA
- the sigC gene encoding RNA polymerase sigma factor SigC: protein MTTPVTAFGPNPEYNESSTSSYELEASEDFTSQEDLTSSETMAELEMESTESRNRPTSINRRTTDLVRLYLQEIGRVHLLGRDEEVAEAQQVQRYIQLIELRNQAGQSETGPIQEYVRLMEIRDRLTSQLGHRPSWERWAEVGRTHVADLKVALVEGKRHWAQLAGLTVPELDEIQSAGLKSKDHMIKANLRLVVSVAKKYQNRGLELLDLVQEGTLGLERAVEKFDPTKGYRFSTYAYWWIRQGITRAIATQSRTIRLPVHITEKLNKIKKAQRKLAQDKGRTPTIEDLGAELDMTPGQIREVLLRVPRSVSLETKVGKDKDTELGELLETDSISPEESLMRESLQQDLRHLMADLTSRERDVIQMRFGLGDGHPYSLAEIGRALELSRERVRQIEAKALQKLRQPKRRNRVRDYLESLS from the coding sequence ATGACTACGCCAGTAACTGCTTTTGGCCCGAACCCTGAATACAATGAATCCTCTACCTCTAGCTATGAGTTAGAAGCGTCGGAGGATTTCACTTCCCAAGAAGACTTGACCTCCTCAGAGACAATGGCTGAACTGGAAATGGAGTCTACGGAATCCCGTAACCGGCCAACCTCAATCAACCGTCGCACAACGGATTTAGTCCGGTTGTATCTCCAAGAAATTGGCAGAGTCCACTTGCTCGGTCGCGATGAGGAAGTGGCAGAAGCTCAACAAGTCCAGCGCTATATTCAACTGATCGAATTACGCAATCAAGCTGGACAATCGGAAACTGGGCCGATTCAAGAGTATGTGCGATTAATGGAAATTCGCGATCGCCTCACGTCCCAGCTTGGACATCGGCCGAGTTGGGAGCGCTGGGCAGAAGTTGGTCGAACCCATGTGGCAGACCTCAAAGTAGCTTTGGTCGAAGGTAAACGCCATTGGGCACAGTTAGCTGGATTAACAGTGCCTGAGTTAGACGAAATTCAATCGGCTGGCCTGAAATCGAAAGACCACATGATTAAGGCTAACTTGCGTCTGGTGGTCTCAGTGGCCAAAAAATACCAAAATCGGGGTTTAGAGTTGCTAGATTTGGTTCAAGAAGGAACCTTGGGACTAGAACGAGCAGTAGAAAAATTTGACCCCACTAAAGGGTATCGCTTTAGCACCTATGCCTACTGGTGGATTCGCCAAGGGATTACCCGGGCGATCGCCACCCAAAGCCGCACAATCCGCCTACCGGTCCACATTACTGAGAAACTCAATAAGATCAAAAAAGCCCAACGTAAACTTGCCCAAGACAAAGGGCGCACCCCTACCATCGAAGATTTAGGGGCAGAACTAGACATGACCCCAGGCCAAATTCGAGAAGTGCTGTTGCGGGTTCCTCGCTCAGTATCCCTGGAAACCAAGGTGGGTAAAGATAAAGATACAGAACTGGGAGAACTTCTAGAAACGGATAGCATTTCCCCTGAAGAATCCTTAATGCGCGAATCCTTACAACAAGACCTGCGTCACCTGATGGCGGACTTAACCAGTCGGGAACGAGATGTCATTCAAATGCGTTTTGGCCTCGGTGATGGTCATCCCTATTCCTTAGCCGAAATTGGCCGCGCCCTAGAACTCTCTCGCGAGCGCGTCCGGCAAATTGAGGCCAAAGCCTTACAAAAGCTCCGCCAACCTAAGCGCCGTAATCGAGTTCGGGATTATCTTGAATCTCTCAGTTAA
- a CDS encoding NAD(P)H-dependent glycerol-3-phosphate dehydrogenase, whose product MTSDLSSSFSSDPALSIAAIGGGVWGQTLAQLARDRHHHVKIWSRRGDLPLCDALAGASLVLSAVSMKGVKPVVEQVQACGLEPSAAIVTVTKGLDPSDRITPSQLWQTAFPENSVVVLAGPNLSKEINQGLPAATTVASRDPQAAKWVQQVFSSTRFRVYTNDDPLGVELGGTLKNVLAIAAGVCDGLHLGTNAKAALLTRGLTEMIRIGTHWGAKPETFYGLSGLGDLLATCNSPLSRNYQVGYQLAKEKPLWEILDHLEGTAEGINTTEVLVQLAQSHQIPMPICTQVDLLLQGKISPHQAVHALMLRDIKPES is encoded by the coding sequence ATGACTTCTGACCTATCATCATCCTTCTCTTCAGATCCAGCACTCTCCATCGCCGCGATCGGGGGTGGGGTTTGGGGGCAAACCCTCGCTCAACTGGCCCGCGATCGCCACCATCACGTCAAAATTTGGTCTCGTCGCGGCGATCTGCCCCTCTGCGATGCTCTCGCTGGCGCTTCCCTCGTTCTCAGCGCTGTTTCCATGAAAGGGGTAAAACCAGTTGTGGAACAAGTGCAAGCCTGTGGACTTGAGCCTTCTGCTGCGATCGTCACAGTTACCAAAGGTCTCGATCCGAGCGATCGCATTACTCCCTCCCAACTCTGGCAAACCGCTTTTCCTGAGAATAGCGTTGTCGTTTTAGCTGGGCCAAATCTCTCCAAAGAGATTAATCAAGGCCTTCCTGCTGCCACCACCGTTGCCAGTCGAGACCCCCAAGCAGCAAAATGGGTGCAACAGGTCTTTTCCTCCACACGGTTTCGCGTCTATACCAATGACGACCCCCTAGGGGTAGAGCTGGGAGGAACCTTAAAAAACGTTTTGGCGATCGCCGCTGGAGTCTGTGATGGTCTACACCTGGGAACCAACGCCAAAGCCGCCTTGCTCACACGGGGCCTAACTGAAATGATCCGCATCGGCACTCATTGGGGAGCCAAACCCGAAACCTTCTACGGACTCTCCGGTTTAGGCGACCTATTAGCCACCTGTAATAGTCCCCTCAGCCGCAACTATCAGGTCGGCTATCAACTCGCAAAAGAAAAACCCCTATGGGAAATTCTCGACCATCTGGAGGGAACCGCAGAAGGCATTAATACGACAGAAGTTTTAGTCCAACTGGCCCAAAGTCATCAGATTCCGATGCCTATCTGTACTCAAGTTGATTTACTGCTGCAAGGGAAAATCAGCCCTCATCAGGCGGTTCATGCCCTGATGTTAAGAGATATTAAGCCTGAATCCTGA
- a CDS encoding Uma2 family endonuclease has translation MTDSSTLVSNTKSEEEIIFPPSDLYSNEPPMDSDLHLRQVILLIQSLERHWRSRQDFYVAGNLSVYYSRQQIESGNWRSPDFFVALKTERKPRKSWVVWKEDGKYPHVIVEIFSQKNTSADRQLKKELYQKIFRAPQYFWFDLETLELQGFIFKGGDYAEIAANESGYLWSEELGLYLGRRDRQLRFFTAEGELVLTPEEIADRETQRADRLAAKLRELNIDPDSI, from the coding sequence ATGACTGATTCCTCAACCTTAGTATCCAATACCAAATCGGAAGAAGAGATTATCTTCCCCCCTAGCGATCTTTACAGTAATGAACCTCCCATGGACAGCGACCTGCATCTAAGACAAGTTATCCTCTTAATTCAATCTTTAGAAAGACATTGGAGATCTCGCCAGGATTTCTACGTTGCGGGTAATCTCTCGGTCTACTATAGTCGCCAACAAATCGAATCAGGGAACTGGCGCAGCCCGGATTTCTTTGTTGCCCTGAAAACGGAGAGAAAACCGCGCAAAAGTTGGGTGGTTTGGAAGGAAGATGGTAAATATCCCCATGTGATTGTGGAAATCTTCTCGCAGAAAAATACATCAGCCGATCGCCAATTGAAAAAAGAGCTTTACCAAAAGATTTTTAGAGCGCCACAATATTTCTGGTTTGACCTAGAAACGCTAGAGTTACAGGGATTTATATTCAAGGGGGGCGACTATGCAGAGATCGCTGCCAATGAGTCAGGATACTTGTGGAGCGAGGAATTGGGATTATATTTGGGAAGGCGCGATCGCCAATTACGCTTCTTCACTGCTGAGGGTGAGTTGGTTTTGACACCGGAAGAAATTGCCGATCGCGAAACTCAACGGGCCGATCGCCTAGCTGCAAAACTGCGCGAACTCAACATCGACCCCGATAGCATTTAG